The Micromonospora sp. WMMD961 genome has a segment encoding these proteins:
- a CDS encoding DUF4236 domain-containing protein — MGLMFRKRKKYGPIILNFTENGFSSWSIKIGRWSWNSRARAHRVDLPGPLSWKQDKSRS; from the coding sequence ATGGGCCTCATGTTTCGTAAGCGCAAGAAGTACGGTCCGATCATCCTGAACTTCACCGAGAACGGCTTCTCCTCGTGGAGCATCAAGATCGGGCGCTGGTCCTGGAACTCCAGGGCGCGTGCGCACCGGGTCGACCTGCCGGGTCCGCTGTCCTGGAAGCAGGACAAGTCCCGGTCGTAG
- a CDS encoding Rrf2 family transcriptional regulator, with product MQISARGDYAVRAALSLATAYPSLLSTQAIAAEQDMPRKFLEAVLADLRRAGIVRAQRGAEGGYTLARPPREVTVGAVLRAVEGPLAGVRGLRPEETRYEGSAENLPGLWVAVRAAVRRVVDEVSLAEIVSGRLPAHVRKLTALPDAWEPR from the coding sequence GTGCAGATCTCCGCGCGCGGCGACTATGCGGTACGGGCAGCGCTGAGCCTCGCCACCGCGTACCCTTCGCTGCTGTCCACCCAGGCCATCGCCGCCGAGCAGGACATGCCCCGCAAGTTCCTGGAGGCGGTCCTGGCGGACCTGCGCCGGGCTGGCATCGTGCGGGCCCAGCGCGGCGCCGAGGGCGGCTACACCCTCGCGCGTCCGCCGCGCGAGGTGACCGTCGGCGCGGTGCTGCGCGCCGTGGAGGGCCCCCTGGCCGGGGTACGCGGGCTGCGCCCCGAGGAGACCCGCTACGAGGGTTCGGCGGAGAACCTGCCCGGCCTGTGGGTGGCAGTGCGCGCCGCGGTGCGGCGGGTCGTCGACGAGGTGAGCCTCGCCGAGATCGTCAGCGGTCGGCTGCCCGCCCACGTCCGCAAGCTCACCGCGTTGCCCGACGCCTGGGAGCCCCGCTGA
- a CDS encoding AraC family transcriptional regulator — translation MVSTGPSPAPPIGTASPVPDEIATFALADLSTDPRWRRPVIVERELLILTTRGHGDAELDFQPLPCRPGTLLRVRAGQVLRCAGRQFDASVVAWEPEALRGFGVELDTPVTWRQLAGEDEDAVISEVSQLAVDCQRHSHSPTARALLRHQLAVLLLRLALANADRSTPRPEDETFHRFRREVEHGYPHTRRVEDYAARLRCSVRTLTRACLAVRGRSAKQVIDERVALQAGRLLAATDQPIAQIGRHLGFSEPTNFGRFFTREVGVSPGAFRTARDQPAARVVRPRPPTEPTGANGGRFGAGGSTNGGHAMRPGSPTAPAGGAGRA, via the coding sequence ATGGTCTCCACCGGTCCCTCCCCCGCGCCACCGATCGGAACGGCGTCACCCGTCCCCGACGAGATTGCCACGTTCGCGTTGGCCGACCTCTCCACCGACCCGCGCTGGCGTCGGCCGGTGATCGTCGAGCGGGAGCTGTTGATCCTCACCACGCGCGGGCACGGCGACGCGGAACTCGACTTCCAGCCGTTGCCCTGCCGGCCCGGCACGCTGCTGCGGGTCCGCGCCGGCCAGGTGCTGCGCTGCGCCGGTCGACAGTTCGACGCCAGCGTGGTCGCCTGGGAACCAGAGGCGCTGCGCGGCTTCGGCGTCGAGTTGGACACACCGGTGACCTGGCGGCAGTTGGCCGGTGAGGACGAGGACGCGGTGATCAGCGAGGTGAGCCAGCTGGCGGTGGACTGCCAACGGCACTCCCACAGCCCCACCGCCCGTGCGCTGCTCCGCCACCAACTCGCCGTGCTGCTGCTGCGGCTGGCCCTGGCGAACGCCGACCGGTCGACGCCTCGACCCGAGGACGAGACGTTCCACCGGTTCCGCCGGGAGGTGGAGCACGGCTACCCGCACACCCGCCGGGTGGAGGACTACGCCGCCCGCCTCCGTTGCTCGGTACGGACCCTGACCCGCGCCTGCCTGGCCGTCAGGGGTCGCAGCGCCAAGCAGGTCATCGACGAGCGGGTGGCGTTGCAGGCCGGCCGACTCCTCGCCGCGACCGACCAGCCGATCGCCCAGATCGGCCGGCATCTCGGCTTCTCCGAGCCCACGAACTTCGGCCGCTTCTTCACCCGCGAGGTCGGGGTCAGCCCCGGCGCGTTCCGCACCGCGCGGGATCAACCCGCCGCCCGGGTGGTCCGGCCCCGGCCGCCGACCGAGCCCACGGGTGCCAACGGAGGCCGGTTCGGCGCCGGAGGCTCGACGAACGGCGGTCACGCCATGCGACCCGGGTCGCCCACCGCGCCGGCAGGCGGTGCCGGCCGGGCATGA
- a CDS encoding glucose 1-dehydrogenase, which yields MTQLFSVEGKTVLVTGGSRGIGLMIAQGFVRAGAHVIISSRKADVCEAVAKELSAEGRCEAMPADLGTDAGAEALAAAVRERCDRLDVLVNNAGATWGAPLEDYPEAAFDKLWAVNVKAVFRLTTALLPALRAAATADDPARVINIGSIDGVRVPFMEVYAYSATKAAVHMLTRSLAHQLASEQITVNAIAPGPFESKMMAFALDDPASRAAIEQQVPLGRIGRPEDMAGTAIYLASRAGAYLTGAVIPVDGGITTHG from the coding sequence ATGACTCAACTGTTCTCGGTCGAAGGCAAGACGGTCCTGGTCACCGGCGGTTCGCGAGGGATCGGCCTGATGATCGCCCAAGGCTTCGTCCGGGCCGGAGCGCACGTGATCATCTCGTCCCGCAAGGCCGACGTCTGCGAGGCGGTCGCCAAGGAACTCTCCGCCGAGGGGCGCTGCGAGGCCATGCCCGCCGACCTCGGCACCGATGCCGGCGCCGAGGCGCTGGCCGCCGCCGTGCGCGAGCGCTGCGACCGGCTCGACGTGCTGGTCAACAACGCGGGCGCCACCTGGGGCGCGCCGCTGGAAGACTATCCGGAGGCCGCGTTCGACAAGCTCTGGGCGGTCAACGTCAAGGCCGTCTTCCGGCTCACCACCGCGCTGCTGCCGGCGCTACGCGCCGCCGCCACCGCCGACGACCCGGCCCGCGTCATCAACATCGGGTCGATCGACGGCGTCCGGGTGCCGTTCATGGAGGTGTACGCGTACTCGGCCACCAAGGCCGCCGTGCACATGCTCACCCGCAGCCTCGCCCACCAACTGGCCAGCGAGCAGATCACCGTCAACGCGATCGCCCCCGGCCCGTTCGAGAGCAAGATGATGGCGTTCGCACTGGACGACCCGGCGAGCCGGGCCGCCATCGAACAGCAGGTGCCGCTGGGCCGCATCGGACGCCCCGAGGACATGGCCGGCACCGCCATCTACCTCGCGTCGCGCGCCGGCGCGTACCTCACCGGCGCGGTCATTCCCGTCGACGGCGGCATCACCACGCACGGCTGA
- a CDS encoding SsgA family sporulation/cell division regulator encodes MSVIRPTTVEVETSLRLVAPDATALPVRASLRYDPADPYAVHVLFHAESAGGEAVSWSFARELLVTGLDEPAGIGDVRVWPWATPRGDFVALALSSPDGNALFEVPRSVLVRFLRRTYVVVPRGREAEHLDVDTAVNRLLAGR; translated from the coding sequence ATGAGTGTCATCCGACCGACGACCGTAGAGGTCGAGACGTCGCTAAGGCTCGTCGCACCTGACGCCACCGCCTTGCCGGTGCGTGCCAGTCTGCGTTACGACCCTGCTGACCCGTATGCGGTCCATGTCCTGTTCCATGCCGAATCGGCCGGGGGCGAGGCGGTGAGTTGGTCGTTCGCTCGCGAACTTCTGGTCACCGGCCTGGACGAGCCGGCCGGCATCGGGGACGTGCGGGTCTGGCCCTGGGCCACACCGCGTGGCGACTTCGTCGCGCTGGCCCTCTCGTCACCGGACGGCAACGCCCTCTTCGAGGTGCCGCGCAGCGTCCTGGTGCGTTTCCTTCGACGGACCTACGTCGTCGTTCCGCGCGGTCGCGAGGCCGAGCACCTGGACGTCGACACGGCGGTGAACCGGCTGCTCGCCGGTCGCTGA
- a CDS encoding TIGR02611 family protein, whose product MVAKRSSVDPATAPGPPNVAVRVAEKRGYEVPMEQPERADRPGPDAGRAGGILVVADRSRRPRWRERISMTLDLIRANPTGRIALKIFIAIAGALVVTIGIALIPLPGPGWLLVIAGLGIWAVEYHWARRLLGFTRRHVHGWTQWVTRQSLAVRIVLGSVGLVFVATVVWLSLKYSLGIDVIAAAMHYLATH is encoded by the coding sequence ATGGTGGCGAAGCGATCCTCAGTGGATCCGGCGACAGCGCCCGGCCCGCCGAACGTCGCGGTCCGAGTAGCCGAAAAGCGGGGGTACGAAGTGCCGATGGAGCAGCCCGAACGGGCCGATCGGCCGGGGCCCGATGCCGGCCGTGCCGGTGGGATCCTGGTCGTCGCGGACCGGTCACGCCGCCCGCGCTGGCGTGAACGGATCTCGATGACCCTCGACCTGATCCGCGCCAACCCCACCGGCCGCATCGCACTCAAGATCTTCATTGCGATCGCCGGGGCGCTCGTGGTGACCATCGGTATCGCTCTCATCCCGCTACCCGGCCCGGGTTGGCTCCTGGTGATCGCCGGGCTGGGCATCTGGGCCGTCGAATACCACTGGGCACGCCGGCTGCTCGGCTTCACCCGCCGACACGTCCACGGCTGGACGCAGTGGGTGACGCGACAGTCACTCGCGGTGCGAATCGTGCTCGGCTCCGTCGGTCTCGTCTTCGTGGCCACCGTGGTCTGGCTGTCCCTCAAGTACAGCCTCGGCATCGACGTGATCGCCGCCGCGATGCACTACCTCGCGACGCACTGA
- a CDS encoding RHS repeat-associated core domain-containing protein encodes MAKGSLPAETTRYAYVADLSLVKSFSGLAGYVYEISYDAYSRVQLQTLGAGSNRATVTNIFDDHTSRLKNQLVNRSTTLPKEVDEQAYDYDLVGNITRKTSKRLGATTPAETQCYRYDGLARLTEAWTGTDACATAPTDANKSMVGNTIGAGSAYWTSWQIDLIGNRSQQIQHNLTAGGADTKTIYTYNGNGQNKPHTLTSTTTTGATTATTSYAYDNAGNTTGRNAAQGNQTLTWDDAGKLTTVTGGTSGNNTFIYDADGNLLLQKEPGKNTLYLPGQQLTLNTATNVVTGSRSLALPGGGTAIRTGSGTAYTFAIADHQGTPTLYLDSTAQNPTWRQYTPYGAPRGATVATPDNRGFLNKPMSPTGLTTVGARSYDPTLGRFISVDPLQDAAQPQQWNGYSYANNTPVTSSDPTGLIPADCLEFDCRGYDPRPIAPDDKTRGAGGCPRGCGTTANINWGRMNGKSSTKSGRSKTTDAEDLVTAFAAGKGGEYRFTDDDFFAEQLRKDRFLQDGLSLIRGQIEAGKTEGDFYKSLGESDQIPGAVIDYFIIAEYLMVGETSANLERAMVGSYYVTWTTSGVGSDGQFDVELVITNRTSVASGTRIPYFGYQDWYNKYFSNPILPMLAKHYRTQTQTVVLHERV; translated from the coding sequence TTGGCCAAGGGCAGCCTCCCGGCAGAAACCACTCGATACGCCTACGTGGCGGACCTCAGTCTGGTCAAGTCGTTCAGTGGTCTCGCGGGCTACGTCTACGAAATCTCCTACGACGCCTACAGCCGGGTGCAACTGCAGACCCTGGGCGCAGGCTCGAACAGGGCCACCGTCACCAACATCTTCGACGACCACACGTCGCGGCTGAAGAACCAACTGGTGAATCGATCCACGACCCTGCCGAAGGAGGTCGACGAGCAGGCGTACGACTACGACCTCGTCGGGAACATCACCCGCAAGACCAGCAAGCGACTCGGCGCCACGACCCCGGCGGAGACGCAGTGCTACCGCTACGACGGCCTAGCCCGACTCACCGAAGCCTGGACCGGCACCGACGCCTGCGCGACCGCACCCACCGACGCCAACAAGTCAATGGTCGGCAATACCATCGGCGCGGGCAGCGCCTACTGGACCAGCTGGCAAATCGACCTCATCGGCAACCGCAGCCAGCAGATCCAGCACAACCTGACCGCCGGCGGCGCCGACACCAAAACCATCTACACCTACAACGGCAACGGACAGAACAAGCCCCACACCCTGACCTCCACCACCACGACCGGCGCGACCACCGCCACCACGTCGTACGCCTATGACAACGCCGGCAACACCACCGGACGCAACGCCGCCCAGGGCAACCAAACCCTCACCTGGGACGACGCCGGCAAACTCACCACGGTCACCGGCGGCACCAGCGGCAACAACACCTTCATCTACGACGCCGACGGCAACCTGCTGCTACAGAAGGAACCCGGCAAGAACACCCTCTACCTACCCGGGCAGCAACTCACCCTCAACACCGCCACCAACGTCGTCACCGGTAGCCGCTCCTTGGCGCTGCCCGGCGGTGGCACCGCCATCCGCACCGGCAGCGGCACGGCATATACCTTCGCCATCGCCGACCACCAGGGCACCCCGACCCTCTACCTCGACAGCACCGCCCAGAACCCCACCTGGCGGCAATACACCCCCTACGGCGCACCCCGAGGCGCCACCGTCGCCACACCCGACAACCGCGGCTTCCTCAACAAACCAATGAGCCCAACCGGACTCACCACCGTCGGCGCCCGCTCCTACGACCCCACCCTCGGCCGCTTCATATCCGTCGACCCACTCCAGGACGCTGCCCAACCACAACAGTGGAACGGCTACTCGTACGCCAACAACACACCCGTCACCTCCAGCGACCCCACCGGGCTGATCCCTGCAGACTGCTTGGAATTCGATTGCAGAGGCTACGACCCACGACCAATCGCGCCGGATGACAAGACTCGCGGTGCAGGCGGTTGCCCGCGCGGCTGCGGCACGACTGCCAACATCAACTGGGGGCGGATGAACGGGAAATCCTCCACCAAGAGTGGGCGTAGCAAGACAACGGACGCAGAAGATCTCGTGACTGCCTTCGCTGCTGGGAAGGGCGGCGAATACAGGTTCACCGACGACGACTTCTTCGCGGAGCAGTTGCGTAAGGACCGGTTCCTTCAGGACGGGTTGTCGTTGATTAGGGGTCAGATCGAGGCGGGCAAGACTGAAGGGGATTTCTATAAGAGTCTTGGCGAGTCGGATCAAATTCCAGGCGCGGTGATAGACTATTTCATTATCGCCGAGTACCTAATGGTGGGGGAGACTTCCGCGAATCTTGAACGTGCAATGGTTGGTTCCTATTACGTTACATGGACAACAAGTGGTGTCGGGTCGGATGGTCAGTTCGATGTTGAGCTTGTGATTACGAACCGCACTAGCGTAGCGTCGGGGACGCGCATTCCATACTTTGGTTACCAGGATTGGTATAATAAATACTTCTCCAACCCCATCCTTCCGATGCTTGCTAAGCACTACCGAACGCAAACCCAGACGGTCGTGCTTCACGAACGGGTGTGA